One Streptomyces sp. 840.1 genomic window, CCCACGAGCCGGCGGCGGCCCGGGAGACGGACGGCACGGTCCCGCTCGTGCTGGCCGGTCATGTGCACCACCGGCAGAACGAGGTCATGAAGCACGGCACCCGGCTGAAGGTCGAGGGCTCGACGGGCGGCGGCGGGCTGCGCGCCGTACAGAACAAGAAGCCGGAGCAGGTGCTCGCCTCGGTGCTCTATCTGGACCGCTCCACCCGCCGGCTGCAGGCCTGGGACGAGATCACGCTGGGCGGGCTCGGCCTGACGACGGCCGAGGTCAGCCGCCATCTGCCCCAGGGCGACCCGGCCCTCCCGGCCCCGCCTCCGACGTCTTCCACCCCCTCCCCGTAAACCGTTTTGGCGATAGCCGCCGCCATCCCATATGCTTCTGACGTCCCCGACGCGCTGGAAAGCGCGCAGGTGGGCCCTTAGCCCTCATCGTCTAGTGGCCCAGGACGCCGCCCTTTCAAGGCGGTAGCACGGGTTCGAATCCCGTTGGGGGCACGCTTTAACGTGTGCGAGACTTGTTCTCGCACATTGCTTGGTCCTGTGGAGCAGTTTGGAGTGCTCGCCACCCTGTCAAGGTGGAGGCCGCGGGTTCAAATCCCGTCAGGACCGCTGCAGCCCGTATGAGCTGCGTGGCTGGGTAGCTCAGTTGGTACGAGCGATCGCCTGAAAAGCGATAGGTCGCCGGTTCGATCCCGGCCCCAGCCACCACCCGAAGGCCCCGTCCGATGGACGGGGCCTTCGTCGTGTCAGGCACCCTCCCGGTCAGCGGTGTTCGCCTCGTCAGCGCCGGTCCCGGCCCCGGCCCGGCGGCGAGCGGCCCGTACCGCGAGCACCAGCAGGACCACGGCCACCACCGCCACCAGCGCCGCCGCGTCCGGCACCCGCTCACCGACGCCCTGGGCCCACTGCTCCACGGCGAACGACTGGTCCACGTCCAGCAGCCCGGGAAGCGCGGTCGTCCCGTCGTACGCCAGGAACATGGCGCCGAGCCCGATGAAGAAGAGCCCCGACAGCAGCGACGTCGTGTGCAGCTCGAAGCGGCCGAGCCGCAGGACGCGCCCGCGCAGCCAGGCCCGGCGCCCCAGCTCGAACCGCTCCCAGAGCAGCGCGAGCAGGAAGAGCGGCACCGCCATGCCCAGCGCGTAGACGGCGAGCAGCAGTCCGCCGTACGCCGGGCTGCCGCTGACGGCCGCCACGGTGAGCACGCTCCCGAGGATCGGCCCCGCGCAGAAGCCGGCCAGTCCGTAGACCGCGCCGAGCGCGTAGACCGATACGGCGGTCGTGGGACGGATCCGGCCGCTGAGCGCGGCGATCCGCCGCGAGGCGAAGCCGAGCCCGACGATCTGGGCGACGCCGAGGACGATGATCAGCCAGCCCGCGCCGAGGACGAGGGCGTCACGGTGGCCGTAGAACAGCCGCCCGGCGTACGAGCCCGCCGCGCCCAGCGGGACCAGGGTGGTGGCCAGCCCCGCGTAGAAGATGCCGGTCCGGGCGAGCAGCCGCGAGGTGGAGTTGATGGAGTACGCGAAGAAGGCGGGGAGCAGCAGGGCGCTGCACGGGCTGAGCAGGGCCAGCAGCCCGCCGAGAAGCGCGGCGAAGTAGCCGATACCGGCCGTCACTTCGCGGCGCCCTCGGGGCTGGTGGGGGCTGCCGGGCCCTCAGGGGCCGTGGAGCCCTTGGCGTCCCCGGCCGGTTCCGAGCCCTTGGCGTCCCCGCCCGCACTGCCGGTGTTCTTCGCCCGCTCCGCCGCCTGTTCGATGGCCTGGGTGAAGGCCCCGGTCGGCTGCGCCCCCGCGATCGGGCGGCCGTTGATCAGGAACGAGGGGGTGGACGTCGCGCCGATCCCGTACCCCTGCTCCTGGTCCTTGCTCACCGCGGCAGCGGCCGCCGCGCCGTCCGCATCGGCCTGGAATCGGTCCAGGTCGGCCACCCCGGCCTGCTGGGCGAGCGCCTTCAGCCGGTCCTTGCCGAACCCCTGCTCCTTGACCCCTTCGGCGTAGGCGGCACGGTGGAACTGCCAGAAGCGGCCCTGCTGCCCGGCGGCCCAGGAGGCGCGTGCGGCGGCCTCGGACTCGGCGCCGAAGATCGGGAAGTTGCGCCACTCGATGCGCAGGGTGCCGTTGTCGACGTACTTCTCCACCAGGGCGGGTTCGGTGTCCCGGGCGAACTTCGCGCAGTAGCCGCACTTGAAGTCGGCGTACTCGATGAGGACGACGGGCGCGTCCGCCCGGCCCTGCGCCAGCTTGTCCCCGGCGTCGCGCCGGGCCAGCTCCGCCAGCTCGGGGTAGACGCCGGCCTCCGGGTCCGCGGTGACGTCGGCGACCGCGGAGGATCCGGAGTGCGGGGCGTCGGGGGCGGTGGCCCGGTAGGAGACGTAGCCGAACAGTGCGGCGGCCACGACGATCCCGGCGCCGTAGACGAGCGGCTTTTTGGAGCGGGACGGCCGGACGGACTTGCGGGCACTGCCTGACTCGGGGGACGGCTTGGGGGTGGATTTGGGCGTGGGCATGCGGAACTCCGTGCTGGTGTGCGGGAGGGATGAGGGGACGGCCGTGGGGATGCGGCCGTCTACACCCTCAGTACGGAGAGTTCCACCGGGCTCGGCGCGGTCACGTCGGGGCCGCGCAACGCCGCAGGGGCGGGCGGCCGCACCGGTCCCGGTCCGGTGGCGACGGGCAGGCCCCATCCGGCGAGGCCCGGCGCCTGGTCCTGGGCCGCCGCCCGGGTCCGGCCGGGAACCGCCGGCTCGCCGCCCTCGCGCTTCCCGCCCCTGCCGCAGCCCGGAACGCCGTCCCCGCTGTCCACGGTGACCGCCACGGCAGGGGCCGGGTCCGACGACGCGGCCACAACCACTGCCGGGGCCGGGGATGTCACCGGGGCGGCCGCGACCGAGGCCCGGCCCGCCGCCGACTGCCCGCAGAACAGCCCCAGGACGACCGCGAGCACGGCCGCCAGGCAGCACCACTGCGAACGGGACACGGACACGGGCCTTCCGGGAGGGGACCGAAGCAATCCAATGGAATCGAGAGAGACCGAGAGGGATCGACAGGGATCGCGGGGATGATCGACTGTCCGGAATGGTACGTGCTGTGACCGCGCAGCCCCTCACCGTGCGGGCGCCGCACCCCACCGGTCCTGTGCCGTGACGGACCCCGCGCGAAATAGGTTCGCCGTTCCCCGGGCCCGGGTGAGATCCTGGAACCCGTATGTCTACTTCCTTTGCCGATCTCCAGTCCCAGCTCGGGCAGCTCTCGCTGCGCGACGCCCACCGGCTCGGCCGACGTCTCGAAGGCGCCCGCCGCATTCGTAAACCCGAGGCCCAGCAAGGCGTGCTGGACGAGATCGCCGCCCAGGCCACCAAGGCGGCCGGGCGGCTCGCGCTGCGGGCCGGGCGGCTGCCTGCCCTCTCGTACCCCGAACAACTGCCGGTCAGCCAGAAGAAGGACGAGATCCTGGAGGCGATACGCGACCACCAGGTCGTGATCGTCGCGGGTGAGACCGGCTCCGGCAAGACCACCCAGATCCCCAAGATCTGCATGGAGCTGGGCCGTGGCGTCCGGGGCATGATCGGGCACACCCAGCCCCGCCGGATCGCGGCCCGCACGGTGGCCGAGCGGATCGCCGAGGAGCTGAAGACCCCGCTGGGCGAGGCGGTCGGCTGGAAGGTCCGGTTCACCGACCAGGTCAACCAGGACGCGACCTTCGTCAAGCTGATGACGGACGGCATCCTGCTCGCCGAGATCCAGACGGACCGCGAGCTGCTCGCGTACGACACGATCATCATCGACGAGGCCCACGAGCGGTCGCTGAACATCGACTTCCTGCTCGGCTACCTGGCCAGGCTGCTGCCCAAGCGCCCGGACCTGAAGGTCGTCATCACCTCGGCGACCATCGACCCGGAGCGCTTCGCCCGCCACTTCGGCGAGGCGCCGATCGTCGAGGTCAGCGGCCGTACCTATCCCGTTGACGTGCGCTACCGGCCGCTCCTCGAAGAGGACAGCGAGGACTCCGACCGCGACCAGATCACCGCGATCTGCGACGCCGTCGACGAGCTCCAGTCGGAGGGGCCCGGCGAT contains:
- a CDS encoding cytochrome c biogenesis CcdA family protein, which translates into the protein MTAGIGYFAALLGGLLALLSPCSALLLPAFFAYSINSTSRLLARTGIFYAGLATTLVPLGAAGSYAGRLFYGHRDALVLGAGWLIIVLGVAQIVGLGFASRRIAALSGRIRPTTAVSVYALGAVYGLAGFCAGPILGSVLTVAAVSGSPAYGGLLLAVYALGMAVPLFLLALLWERFELGRRAWLRGRVLRLGRFELHTTSLLSGLFFIGLGAMFLAYDGTTALPGLLDVDQSFAVEQWAQGVGERVPDAAALVAVVAVVLLVLAVRAARRRAGAGTGADEANTADREGA
- a CDS encoding thioredoxin domain-containing protein, which produces MPTPKSTPKPSPESGSARKSVRPSRSKKPLVYGAGIVVAAALFGYVSYRATAPDAPHSGSSAVADVTADPEAGVYPELAELARRDAGDKLAQGRADAPVVLIEYADFKCGYCAKFARDTEPALVEKYVDNGTLRIEWRNFPIFGAESEAAARASWAAGQQGRFWQFHRAAYAEGVKEQGFGKDRLKALAQQAGVADLDRFQADADGAAAAAAVSKDQEQGYGIGATSTPSFLINGRPIAGAQPTGAFTQAIEQAAERAKNTGSAGGDAKGSEPAGDAKGSTAPEGPAAPTSPEGAAK